The Paenibacillus sp. RC334 nucleotide sequence CTTGGTACCATCTACGAAGTAATGCTCCAGGGAGATATATTTTTCGTCTGCGAGAAATTGAAGAACGGCGATAAATACGGTTTCGAGGACATTCCTCATCCGCTCGCTCCTTTTTGAGATGGTTGGTGGTACTTCCATTTTACCAAAAAGGGCGATTTCTTTTTTCGTGTTTTTTAAGTATTGTAGACACTTATTGTGCTCAAAGCAGCGGAGAGAACGGAACGATTGTGGAAAAGCGGCAGCGGTCGCCTTTGTCCCCGGATTTTCACCGCTAAGGAGAATAAATAAAATCTGGGGATAACAGTTATTATGAACGAGACAGACTCCCCGTAATTGCAACTTCTTAGGTTACTTTTGGCAATAATGGTGTAGTGGAGCTATACCAAAAGCAGAGCTAAATTACAAAGGAGAGTCTGTATTATGCAGGATGCCATGAAATACGTAGGATTAGACGTGTCAAAGGAAAAAATTGCGGTAGCCGTTGCTGACGAAGGCAGAGAAAGTGCCCGATATTGGGGCATGGTTCCTCACAACGAGTATCAGATCCTAAAGGTACTCAAAAAATTGGGTCCACCTGAAGAACTAAGCATTTGTTATGAAGCAGGTCCAACGGGATATCCGCTAGTGCGCTTGTTAACAGCACATGGATACCACTGCATCGTTATTGCACCATCCCTTATGCCAAGCCGTCCTGGAGAACGGGTGAAAACAGATCGCCGGGATGCTTTGCGTTTAGCCCAATTACTTCGGGCGGGTGAGTTAACAAGCATCCATGTGCCTACTCCGGAGGAAGAGGCTCTCCGTGAATTGGTTCGGATGCGTGAAGACATAAAGGAAGATCGAACCCGAATTCGGCAGCGGATCGGAAAATTTCTCCTTCGGCACAACATTGTGCCGGAGGAGTCTCTTCGGCGATGGACAGCGAAGTATCGACTATGGCTTGGGCGTATTCCATTGGAGTCTACTTCACGGCGCCTGGTATTGCAGGAAATGCTGTATCAGATGGATGAAAATGAAGAACGACTAAAACGTATCGAGACGGCTATTCACGAAGAAGCGACCAAAGGAAATAATGCTCCGTTAATTCAAGCTCTTCAAACCTTACGTGGAGTTGCTGAAACCACAGCAACAGGCATCGTAGCTGAAGTATGTTCATTCACTCGATTTGGAAATGCGAAAGCATTTATGGGTTACACCGGTTTGGTTCCTCGAGAGTATTCGAGTGGTCAGAGCCGATGGCAAGGAAAAATCACAAAATCCGGTAACACACATCTTCGTCGATTGTTGGTAGAAGCTGCTTGGAGTTATCGCTACAAACCGGCGTTGCAAGGTGAGTTAAGGAAACGTCAGCAAGGTCAGCCAGTCTGGCATTCAATCTATATCTTGGAAGGCTCAACATCGACTGCATCGAAAATACACTAAAATGTTGTCCCAAGGTAAGCCAAGTGGAAAAGCGGTTGTAGCCGTGGCACGTGAATTAAGTGGTTTTATTTGGTCAATTGCCCGGGAGATCGAGGAAAAGAGAGGCATGGATGAGGTAACCTACAAGTTAGACCGTGCCTAAAATTGAGCGTTATTATTTCGAAATAACATGACCTAATAGACAAGTGGTGATTGAAAAGCTGAGTTAGAAGGCAAAGGGAAAAGCCGTAAGAGAGAATCCACGTAATCGCTATGTGCCTACTCCTTCCCTAAAAGGAAAGATGCACGACAACAGTTCGTGGTGCACTCTCTACAGACGGAGAGAAAACATGCGGTATCCAACCCGCGGATATCAGACTGCTCACCGTTGATAGCTTTTGCCTTCTAGTTCAGCTTGTTCAACCCCCGTGTTAAAAAGGGAATGAAGAGGAAACCAGGTGGAGTTTCAACCGCTGATTGACAGGTCTCGTTCATATCAGCGATTGGAACAACGGTCTGTTCGCGGAGCGTCCACCCATGTGCTCACGCGCAGCCTACTCAAAAAACCAAGGGGCGTCCCAAGCAGCCATTTCATGGCTTTTGGGACACCCCCTTTTGATTTTACTAAAAGTGATTCTTTTATTATGTTTCCTTGATATTTAGTACACAACTTTATTGTTTAGTACATAACTTTATTGTCTGTAGACATTTGTGTTTAGAATTTACTAAAGCTTATTCTACAGTAACACTTTTCGCCAAGTTACGTGGTTTGTCAACATCATGACCCAGTGCAAGGGAAGCGTAGTAAGCCAGCAGTTGGAGAGATACAACCGAAATCGCAGCAGACAGGATTGGAAGTGTCTTCGGAATTGCAAATACCTGATCCACGGACTTCAACAACTCAACAGCGTGCTCTTCGTACGTAATCGCAAGAACGTCTGCGCCACGTGCTTTCACTTCCTTGATATTGCTCACGGTTTTCTCCAACACGGATTCCTGTGTTACCAAAGCGATAACCGGAATACCGTCTTCGATCAATGCCAATGTGCCATGCTTCAGTTCACCCGCAGCATAAGCCTCGGAATGAATGTAAGAGATTTCCTTGAGCTTCAGGGAGCCTTCCTGTACTACAGCATAGTCCTGACCGCGACCAATAAAGAACAGATGCTTGTGGCTGGCAATTTGCTCAGCATAGGCTTTGATCGCATCTGCTTTACCCAGCATTTCTTCCACCTGCTCTGGCAGTGATTCCATAGCAGCCAACACTTGAGCTACTTGCTCATCCGTTTGTGTGCCACGTACTTGAGCCAGATACAGACCAAACAGGTAAAACGCAACCAACTGCGAAGAATATGCCTTGGTGGAAGCTACGGCAATTTCAGGTCCTGCCAGTGTAACCAACACATCATCTGCATCGCGGGCAATGGAGCTGCCAACTACGTTTGTAATCGCCAGTACATGAGCGCCGTTCGCTTGTGCTTCACGCAGTGCTGCCAACGTATCGGCAGTTTCACCGGATTGACTCACTACGATTACCAATGTCTCTGGTGTTACGATTGGCGAACGATAACGATACTCGGAAGCCACATCGTTTTCCACCGGAATACGAGCCAGGCTTTCAATAACCGTACGACCAATCAAACCAGCATTGTAGGCTGTACCACAAGCAACGATTTGAATATTGCGAATATTTTTAATTTGTTCTTCTGTCAGCTTCAACTCAGGAAGAACAACTTTTTTAGCTTCTTTGTCGATTCGGCCCAACATCGTGTCACGGTAAGCCTTAGGCTGTTCGTGAATTTCTTTCAACATGAAATGCTCATAGCCGCCTTTTTCCGCTGTTACAGCATCCCATTCGACATGAATCATTTCCCGAGAAATAAATTGGCCTTCGATTGTCATTAATTCGACGGCATCACTGGTCAAAACAGCCATTTCGCCATCGTTCAAAATAAATACATTGCGTGTATATTTCAGAATAGCCGGAATATCGGAACCGATAAAGTTCTCGCCTTCTCCCACACCGATAACCAGCGGGCTAGCTTGACGAACAGCTACCAGCTTATTAGGCTCGTGCTCTGTCAGCACACCCAGTGCAAAGGCACCGCGCATAAAGGTAATTGCTTTTTGTACCGCTTTGACGATATCCCCTTGATATTCGCGCGCAACCAGATGGGAAATAACTTCCGTGTCCGTTTCGGAAATAAAGGTATGACCTTCGCTGATCAGCTGTTCTTTCAGTTCCAGATAGTTCTCAATAATCCCGTTATGAACCACGGAGAACTTTTGGCTCTCATCCAAATGCGGATGGGAGTTTTCATCTGAAGGCTTACCGTGTGTTGCCCAACGTGTATGCCCGATACCTGCATGGCCTACCAGCGGCGCACCATCCAGCTTCGCTTCCAGATTCGCCAGACGACCTTTAGCCTTGGCTACTTGCAGTCCTGAATCTGTAAACACGGCAATACCCGCAGAGTCATAACCGCGGTACTCCAGCTTTTTCAATCCGTCAATCAATACCTCTTGCGTATTCTGATCACCAATATATCCTACAATGCCACACATATTCGTTATCCTCCCGATCATCATTTCACAGGACGACTCATCACAGGACTAACGTGTGCGGTAGATTGAGGAATAAAGTTCATTCATCTATGAAGTTGTCAATGATAACTATAGAAAATTACAGGCATCTCTTCACGAATGTAACGAAATTCCCAAACCGCGCACGCCAATGATGATGGCCGCACATTCATGAAATGAATCTTATAATTTAGGTTATAAAATAAAAGCATCTATCGGTGCGTTGTGTAAACAGTTGCCTGCTTATTTTCCGCTGCCGATTTACGGCTCGATGCTTCACCGGAAGGTCCCCGCCGAATGTTTCGAACACCCTCACCTCGTCAGCTCGCTTTGCCGTGAACCTATCTGTTAGCAACATCATCCCAACTGGATAATCTGCTTCACCAACAAGTTCCCCCGCGCAAAATCAAGCTCTGGCGCTTGTATTACATTACCTTACAACCCTCGCTTTCTCTATCTGAGTCACAGCATCCTTATATTATATTCAGCTCAGCAACATTTGGCAATGACACTTTATTCATATTTGCAAGTTCAGGTAAGTATTCAATTAAAAATAATATTTGCAAACGCGGTCGCCTGCTTACTTTCAACAGGCAACCGACGTTTACAAAATTTTAAACCAATTCTTTTTTTACAACATCTACGATCTGTCCGACAAACTGCTCCAGCTCATCCTTATCCGGCCCTTCAGCCATAACACGAATAAGCGATTCTGTACCGGAAGCACGAACCAATACGCGTCCATTATCACCCAATTGCTGTTCCACCTGCTCAATCGCTTCTGCAATGGCAGGATTGCCCTCGTAATTGCGTTTGTCCTGTACACGCACATTAACCAGCACTTGCGGATACTGCTTCATGAGCGATTTCAGTTCACTCATCTTTTTACCGGAAGCTTTCAGGGTATCCACCAGTTGAATCCCGGTCAACATGCCGTCGCCCGTCGTATTGTAATCGAGGAAAATAACGTGACCAGACTGCTCACCGCCCAGATTAAAGCCGCCCCGGCGCATTTCTTCCATCACATACCGGTCACCAACCGCAGTTTTTGCAGTCTTGAGCGCCAGCTTTTCTGTTGCTTTGTAAAAACCAATATTACTCATCACAGTCGATACAATAGTGCTGTCCTTGAGCTTTCCAGCGCGGTTCAGCGCATCCCCACAGATACAAAGGATATAGTCGCCGTCTACCTCTTCACCGTTTTCATCAATCGCGATCAGACGGTCTGCATCGCCGTCAAAGGCCAGACCAATGTCGGCTTTCAAACGGCGTACTTCCTCTTTCAGCTTTTCAGGATGAGTTGAACCGCAATGATCGTTGATATTCAGCCCGTTTGGCTCCGCACCGATGGTGTGCACTTCGGCTCCCAATTCCGCAAAAAGCTTCGGCGCCAGCTCATAAGCCGCTCCGTTCGCACAATCCAGTACGATTTTGAGCCCTTCAAAAGAATGGCTAATCGTTGTTTTCAAAAACTCCAGATAATCGTAGCGAGAATGCTCGTCTACAACAACCGTACCTAATCCGCCACCAATTGGACGAGGCAATTGATCCTCCTTGGCATCCATCAGCTCTTCGATTCTCAGTTCCGTTTCATCTGTCAGTTTAAACCCGTCGCCGCCAAAAAACTTAATGCCGTTGTCTTCCACCGGATTGTGGGAAGCCGAGATCATTACACCAGCGTCCGCTTTCAATTGACGTGTAAGATAAGCGACTCCCGGCGTTGAAACGATACCCAGACGAACCACATTAGCCCCGATAGACAGCAAACCGGCTACAAGCGCCGATTCCAGCATCAGACCGGACACCCGTGTATCCATACCGATAACAACTGTTGGTTTTTCTACATTCCCTGCTAAAACATATCCGCCGCAACGGCCAATACTATATGCCAGTTCTGCTGTAAGTTCCTGATTAGCAATGCCTCGTACACCATCTGTACCAAAATATTTCCCCATGATAATGACTCCCTTTTTTGTCTAATGAACCTTAAATATTTACTACAGATAAATCATGTTATGGCTGACCGCTCTCCGGGGTTCCATTTGCAGAAGAATCTGCGCCGTTATGAGGATTTGTTTTATCCTCCGCAGCCGCATTGTCCCCGGGTTTCGCATCAGAGGAGCCGCCTTGACCGCTCTGGCCCTCCTGTGGCCTCTCCTGCCCCTTATTACCGCTGCCGGAAGGGGTTGATTCATTCCCACTGCTTGGATTCGTTACAGCCGGCGTTGAAGGGCTCTCAATGTTCACCGTTGCCGTTAGCTGGCTGGCGTTTCCGGATTGCGTAATGTATTTGGGCAAGCCTACCTTCAAAGCAACCTCATGCTGACCAGCCTCCAGACCACTCACGTCTGCAACCAAACTAATATCATCGTTGGTTAAATTGCTGATCATATCCTGCGGCCCCTTCACAGTAACATCCATCGTCTTGTCTGCAGGCGTTGTAATCGTCGCAGTCGTCCCGTCTGCTGCCCCCTGCACAACAATCGGAATGCCTGACAATGTTCGCTCCGCATCGGTCACCTGATTAGATGGCACAACTGTCACCTGAATTTGTATCGAGCCAGGCTCGATTTTATCAGAACCGGCGGGCGCTGCCAAATTAGCTTGAACTGTGTGGGTCCCTGCTTCCGTTAATTGGCTCAGATCGAGTGTAGCCGTAACATAGGAGCTAAGGCTGCTCAAAACATCCTGCGAGGCGTATACGATCGCTTCTTTTACATTTGCATTTACTTTGGAAAGCGCCAAACCGTTCGGCAGCTCTCCGGAATAGACAATTTTCACAGGCACGGACTTCGTTTGCTGGGTTACCGGGATTTCAACAGACACTGTGGAAGGCTCAATAACCGCTCCTGTAAGTTCCTGCCCCTTTTTGTTGTAAGCCTTCAGCTTCACCCGTTTCTGTTCAAACTTCTCCGAGATTCCCTCCGTATCAACAGCCCCCTGCACCGCAGCCACTGTACTCAACTGGCTTTTAGGCAAGGTGACCTTCACCGTTTGAGGGGCAACCACAGGCTCTCCGAGCTGCAAGCCGGTATCCGGTTTACCCTTGGAAACAATAGAAACATCAAATGATTTCGTTTGCTTTTCCTCAATCGTGACTGTCACACGACTAGGAGTCATAGATACCAACTCCACGCCATTGGGCAGATTCGCTACGAGTGGCAAGGTTTTGGTGCCTGCTCCCAACCCACTTAAATCCAATTGGGCCTGGTAATTATCTGCGAAAAAAGAAGTCAGCACGGAACGCTGTCCTCTAACCTCCATCTTCACATGGTCAGTATCCATTGTAGATAATACATATTTTGACTCATCCAGACCGCTGGCCTGAATACCTACATTATCAATCACTTTATTATCATAAGAAACGGTCAGCGTGGACGAAGGCGTACCTGTATCCAGATGAACCATTCCCCACAGCAGGACGGCAACCGCGAGTGCCAATATTTTAGAAATCGTATTGTTGTTAATCCATTTGTCCATCATGAATTTCCACGGCCTCCCCTCCGATTCCAGAATGAGCCGCGTTTTTCCTTCAAAGTCGGTGTCGGCCGCAGCTCCTCATACAGCTTGGATATTAAGGATTCTTCTTTAATATCGCGCACGACCTGCCCATTGATAGCCAAAGAAATTTGCCCTGTCTCCTCTGATACCACCACAGTTACGGCATCCGTTACCTCACTCACCCCAATCGCTGCCCGGTGACGAGTTCCCAGCTCCTTGCTGATAAACGGATTTTCCGACAGTGGTAAGTAACAGGCCGCAGAAGCAATCTGCTTATTTTGAATAATAACTGCACCATCATGCAGAGGCGTATTTGGAATAAAGATGTTGATAAGCAATTCGGAACTGACCACTGCCTGTGTCTTGATACCAGACTCCGTGTATTCGTTTAGCCCCGTTTCGCGTTCAAATACGACCAAAGCCCCTATTTTTCTACGTGATAAATAATTCAGCGCCTTAATCATTTCCCCGATTAACTTGTTTATCTCCTCATCATCCGCAGACGAACGCCCAAACAGCTTGCCTCGCCCCAGTTGTTCCAAGGCACGGCGCAATTCAGGCTGAAAAATAATGAAAATAGCTACCACACCAAAGGTGAACATCTGATTCATCAGCCACTTGAGCGTATACAGATCAAACCACGTGCTAACTGCCCAAATGACGACCAGGAACAGAATTCCTTTAAGCAATTGAACTGCACGCGTTCCGCGAACAAGTAAAATAAGCTGATACATAATATAGGTTACGATCAGGATGTCGATAATATCTTTAATGGACTCTTTCCAAGTCAGGTCCGCGAAATAATCCAACATGCGCATGCCCCCGCAATTTTCTGTAGTGAGTGAGTGTAATATGTACACAGTATGTTCTCTCTATCTAGGTTATAACGATAAGGCCCGCGTTGCAAGCCGCACGACAAAAGAACCACTAAAATCAGTAAAATACAGTACAAATCGCCAGCTTCATATACAAAAAAAGCGCCTTTTCCAGCGGAAGAGGCGCTCGATATCATTCTTGCCAGTTCAAGCTTCTTTTATGGAGAGAACGTATCTCCGAACAAATCAGTAACTTTATACCAAATCCAGTCCAAGGTTTGATCAATACTTTTGACCTGTCCTGCAATGTGTGCTGTAGACGCTTGATAGTAAGAACCGTCAATTACAGTTACATTGCCTTCCACATCGCCATATACCCGAGCCTTGCCATTTTGCACGGTCAAATCTCCAGCAATGGATTTACCCTCAGGCACAATTACAGTATCCCCTTGAATAACAACCTGATCCAGATGGCTTCCCTTGACTACCAATTGATGGTCTGTGGTTGAAAAGCTTGCCATACTTGAGCATATAATAACAAGAAAGAAAGCTGCGGCCGTAACAGCCGGGTGCCTTTTTACCCAAGTCAGCATAGGCACAATTGGCGCTCTTCTATGCGGCGGCAAAGCATTCATAATGCGAAGTGTCAGCTCATCCGATACACACGGCACTTGATGCCGTGTACCATAAAGCATCGCATCCGTCCGCTCCAGCTCTTTAAAACGCATGCGGCATTCCGGGCAGGTGAACAAATGATGCTCTAATTCCTGTTTGTCCTGCTCGGACAGGTCGCCATCCAGATAGTCATGCATAAAAGAGACGGCTTGTTTGCAATCCATATGAGCCAATCCTTTCTAATATTCTTCCGTGTTTCTCTACATAACATGCTCCGGCTTAGAAACTTTGCTCACTTTACATACGCTACAACGAGCAATATGTTTCACAAAAACATCTGTGCGAGCACTTTTCAAGACCCTGAACACATGATTTACAGCTTGTGCTCCAATTTTTTGCGTAGAAAATCCCGGCCCCTGTGAACCCTTGTCTTAATGGTAGTGACCGGAAGATTAAGCACATCGCTAATTTCCTGCAAGGAAAGCTCCTGCAAGTAACGCAAAACCATAATTGTCCTGTATTTGTCTGGAAGGCTGTCAATGGCATTATGAATTAAGGATTGTGTCTCGGACAACAGCGTATGGCCCTCAGGTGTGAGCTCTTCGCTGGCGAGCATTGCATAGCCATCCACACCTTCCTGCTCATTCATCTCAGCATCCAGTGAATATGTAGGCTTTCTCCTTCGCAGACGATCAATGCACAGATTCGTCGCAATCCGGTAAATCCAGGTTGAAAACTTCTGCCCATGATCATATTTTTCCAAATTACGATATACACGCAAAAAAGTTTCCTGCACCAGATCCTCCGCCTCATGGCGATTACCTAGCATCCGGTAGGAAAGATGAAAAATCCGATCTTTATATAACTCGACTAACTCCGCAAAAGCTCGCTGATCACCTTTCTGCACCAGCCTAACCAAGCGGCTTTCCATATTATCCACTCTATACTCCCCCAGACTTGCTGATGGGTTGCTCATTACATTGTTATGATAATTCATCGTAGTTCAATTTTATTGGAAAATCAACTGTAGCGTTGACCCAATAGGACTCCTGCTCCGTCATATGCATGCAGACAGCACAATCGGGCACCCATAAGCGCCCGATTGCCTGTATTCATGCGCCAAGCTGTATCAGCCTGTGTTTCTCAGCCCTGCGGCGATTCCGTTAATGGTTAACAGTACCTCACGCAGCAGCTCCGTATCGTCCCCGTTCTGGTCACGCAGTTCGCGTAGCTCACTAAGCAACTGAACTTGCAAGTAGCTTAACGGATCGACATAAGGATTACGCAGCCGGATGGACTCCTGAATTACCGGCACATCGTCCAGAATTTCCGATTGTCCTGTTATTTTCAAAATCAGCTCGGACGTCAGCTTGAATTCCGCTGAAATTTGTCCGAAAATGCGCTGGCGAGCCTCTTCATTATCGGACATCCCTGCATATTCCTCTGCAATCAGTAAATCCGCCTTCGCAATCGCCATTTGCAGTGTATCAATAAGGGAGCGGAAGAAAGCTGATTCCTTAAACATTGTTTGCAGCACCTTGAGGTTATCCTCATTGTTCTGATAGAAGCTTTGCAGCCCAGTTCCGGCCGCGTACCAAGCAGGCAGCAAGTAACGGCTTTGCGTCCATGCAAAAACCCATGGAATTGCGCGCAAGTCCTCAAAACGTTCACTGTTCTTACGCTTGGACGGACGAGAGCCGATATTCAGCTCACCCACCTCAGGCAATGGCGTTGATTCCTTGAAGAAAGTGAAGAAATCAGGGTCGCGGAAAATCAAATCCTGATACTTCTCCAGCGATACCTCGGAAATACGGGCAATGATCTCTTCCCAGCTCTCCTCGAACACTTCCTTCTTACCGGAACGGTTATATGCTACTGCGGTAATCAGAGCTGACGTTGCCTGTTCCAGGCTCCGATAAGCGATGCCCTTGAGCGAGTATCTGGATGAGAGTACCTCACCCTGCTCCGTAATCTTGATGCCGCCTCCGATCGTATGAGGAGGTTGGGCCAAAATGCTGCGATTAAGCGGCATTCCTCCGCGTCCCAGTGCTCCCCCGCGTCCGTGGAAAAACTTCACTTTTACGCCGAACTCATTAACCACTTCCGTAATGCTGTTCATCGCAACCCGAAGCTCCCAGTTCGCCGTCACCACACCGCCGTCCTTGTTACTATCTGAATATCCCAGCATGATTTCCTGAAGCTGATCCATTGCTGCCACAGATTGGCGATATACAGGCAAATTCAGCAGCCTCTTCATAATACTAGGGGCAGCATGCAGATCATCTATCGTTTCAAATAGAGGAACGGATTGCAGTGTACATACGACTGTGCCATCTTTCTCGATACGGAACAGACCCACTTCTTTAGACAGCACCATAACTTCCAGCAAGTCGCTTGCTCCCTGAGTCATACTGATCAAGTAGCTTGTAATGGATTGCTTGCCAAATTCCTCCTGAGCCAGATAAATCGTACGATATACATCAAGACATTCCTGCGTGCTGTCGCTATATTTCAAATACGGCGACGTGATCGGACGAGGCTCGTTCAGCAGCTTTTCCAGCAGGTCTATTTTTTCTTCCTCAGGGAGCTTGCCATAATCCGCAACAATATTCATTTTAGAGAGGATTTCAGTCATTGCATTTTCATGCTCCTGACTATGCTGACGTACATCCAGCGTAGCCGTATGGAAGCCGAACAGCTCTACCTGACGAATCATCTTTTGAATATAAGTATCTGCCACATAATCCGCAAAATGATGACGCAGGCTGTCGTCAATAACGTTCAGATCCGCAATAAGCTCTTCAGCAGAGCTATAACGTTCCTTCGTGCCCTGCTTGCTTTCATCCAGGATATTATTCACCTTGGCTATCATGTAGGCCAGCTTGATGCGATAAGGCTCTTTTTCGTTATGCCACACTTCCATCTTTTTAAGCGTAATATGGGTCCGGTCTTCCTCAATAGAAGCCAGCAAATCATCAGAGACACGTATAATGCTAGTGCTAAAGCTCAGATAACCCATAAATTCCTTCAGCGTGTGCTGATATTCTCTCAAAGCCAGCTTACGCTGCATACGTAACGTTTCCCAAGTAACATGAGCCGTAACAGACGGGTTGCCGTCCCGGTCCCCACCGATCCAGGAGCCAAATCTCAAATAGGTCGGAATATGCCATTTCTGCTCAGGATAATATTTGCCTAAACATCGTTCCAATTCTTGGTATACGTCCGGCAGCACATGAAACAAAGTCTCATGAAAATAATACATCCCGTTTCTAACTTCATCTAACACAGTTGGCTTACGATCACGAAGTTCGTCTGTCTGCCATAGTGTAATCACTTCATTCAGCAGATTTTCCCGCACCTGTTCCCGCTCCCGCAAGGTAAGCATAGGATTATCCAACAGCATGACGTCCTCGGAAATGCGCTTGTGAATGTCCAAAATCACCCGTCGCGTGGCTTCTGTAGGATGTGCGGTCATAACCAGCTCCAGTGAAAGCTCCTCCAGCAGACTGCTAACGTCCTCAGCCGAAAATCCACCCTGTTTAAGCTCCTGAACAGAGCTTTCAATTGAACCACGTTGAACATCTTCACCAGCAGAATGCTCATAGTCCCGTTTGCGGCGGATACGATGATTTTGCTCGGCAATATTCACTAACTGAAAATAAATCGCAAACGCGCGAATAACCTGGTGACGAATGTCCGTATCCAGTCCGCTAACGATTTGTTTGAAATTCTCATACAACTCCGGCTGATACCCGGCACGTAACGATTTACTTGTCTCACGTATCTTTTCCACGATATCCAAAAGTTCGTTGCCACCCTGATGAACCAAAACCTCACCAAGAATATTCCCCAGAAAACGAACGTCCCGCCGTAGCAGATTGTTGGATTGGTTTTTGTTAGCGGTTAACGTAAGCTCAGTCATGCTTTTCCCCCCATCTGATCTGTTCACACCAAATACAGCTTTGTTGCAAAGGTACGTATACACACGAAATTTGACACTTTCTTAACATCATACAATAAAAACGCGTGAAAAGCTGCAAAATTTACAGTAAAAAGTCACGCTTTTAAAATACTTTTTTTGAGAATATATTGGTTTTTTATGCATAAAAATGAAATTTAATAAACGAAATTTCTTTATGGCCTAGAGAATCATCGAAACTTTATGCACAGGTGTTATAAACAGCATGATTTCCTAAACAAAAAAACATGCATCATTATGTGCATATGTTTATTATTTGTTGACAAAGTGAAACCCAATAAGCTTCTATCCACAAAGATATACACAAATCAACCATAATTTCAATATTTCCGAGCTATTTTTCCTTCCAGACTCAGCTATACCCACATAAAAAGAAGCCATTGTGTACAACTCAATACAGC carries:
- a CDS encoding IS110 family transposase; this translates as MQDAMKYVGLDVSKEKIAVAVADEGRESARYWGMVPHNEYQILKVLKKLGPPEELSICYEAGPTGYPLVRLLTAHGYHCIVIAPSLMPSRPGERVKTDRRDALRLAQLLRAGELTSIHVPTPEEEALRELVRMREDIKEDRTRIRQRIGKFLLRHNIVPEESLRRWTAKYRLWLGRIPLESTSRRLVLQEMLYQMDENEERLKRIETAIHEEATKGNNAPLIQALQTLRGVAETTATGIVAEVCSFTRFGNAKAFMGYTGLVPREYSSGQSRWQGKITKSGNTHLRRLLVEAAWSYRYKPALQGELRKRQQGQPVWHSIYILEGSTSTASKIH
- the glmS gene encoding glutamine--fructose-6-phosphate transaminase (isomerizing); this translates as MCGIVGYIGDQNTQEVLIDGLKKLEYRGYDSAGIAVFTDSGLQVAKAKGRLANLEAKLDGAPLVGHAGIGHTRWATHGKPSDENSHPHLDESQKFSVVHNGIIENYLELKEQLISEGHTFISETDTEVISHLVAREYQGDIVKAVQKAITFMRGAFALGVLTEHEPNKLVAVRQASPLVIGVGEGENFIGSDIPAILKYTRNVFILNDGEMAVLTSDAVELMTIEGQFISREMIHVEWDAVTAEKGGYEHFMLKEIHEQPKAYRDTMLGRIDKEAKKVVLPELKLTEEQIKNIRNIQIVACGTAYNAGLIGRTVIESLARIPVENDVASEYRYRSPIVTPETLVIVVSQSGETADTLAALREAQANGAHVLAITNVVGSSIARDADDVLVTLAGPEIAVASTKAYSSQLVAFYLFGLYLAQVRGTQTDEQVAQVLAAMESLPEQVEEMLGKADAIKAYAEQIASHKHLFFIGRGQDYAVVQEGSLKLKEISYIHSEAYAAGELKHGTLALIEDGIPVIALVTQESVLEKTVSNIKEVKARGADVLAITYEEHAVELLKSVDQVFAIPKTLPILSAAISVVSLQLLAYYASLALGHDVDKPRNLAKSVTVE
- the glmM gene encoding phosphoglucosamine mutase, whose translation is MGKYFGTDGVRGIANQELTAELAYSIGRCGGYVLAGNVEKPTVVIGMDTRVSGLMLESALVAGLLSIGANVVRLGIVSTPGVAYLTRQLKADAGVMISASHNPVEDNGIKFFGGDGFKLTDETELRIEELMDAKEDQLPRPIGGGLGTVVVDEHSRYDYLEFLKTTISHSFEGLKIVLDCANGAAYELAPKLFAELGAEVHTIGAEPNGLNINDHCGSTHPEKLKEEVRRLKADIGLAFDGDADRLIAIDENGEEVDGDYILCICGDALNRAGKLKDSTIVSTVMSNIGFYKATEKLALKTAKTAVGDRYVMEEMRRGGFNLGGEQSGHVIFLDYNTTGDGMLTGIQLVDTLKASGKKMSELKSLMKQYPQVLVNVRVQDKRNYEGNPAIAEAIEQVEQQLGDNGRVLVRASGTESLIRVMAEGPDKDELEQFVGQIVDVVKKELV
- a CDS encoding CdaR family protein; the encoded protein is MMDKWINNNTISKILALAVAVLLWGMVHLDTGTPSSTLTVSYDNKVIDNVGIQASGLDESKYVLSTMDTDHVKMEVRGQRSVLTSFFADNYQAQLDLSGLGAGTKTLPLVANLPNGVELVSMTPSRVTVTIEEKQTKSFDVSIVSKGKPDTGLQLGEPVVAPQTVKVTLPKSQLSTVAAVQGAVDTEGISEKFEQKRVKLKAYNKKGQELTGAVIEPSTVSVEIPVTQQTKSVPVKIVYSGELPNGLALSKVNANVKEAIVYASQDVLSSLSSYVTATLDLSQLTEAGTHTVQANLAAPAGSDKIEPGSIQIQVTVVPSNQVTDAERTLSGIPIVVQGAADGTTATITTPADKTMDVTVKGPQDMISNLTNDDISLVADVSGLEAGQHEVALKVGLPKYITQSGNASQLTATVNIESPSTPAVTNPSSGNESTPSGSGNKGQERPQEGQSGQGGSSDAKPGDNAAAEDKTNPHNGADSSANGTPESGQP
- the cdaA gene encoding diadenylate cyclase CdaA; this translates as MLDYFADLTWKESIKDIIDILIVTYIMYQLILLVRGTRAVQLLKGILFLVVIWAVSTWFDLYTLKWLMNQMFTFGVVAIFIIFQPELRRALEQLGRGKLFGRSSADDEEINKLIGEMIKALNYLSRRKIGALVVFERETGLNEYTESGIKTQAVVSSELLINIFIPNTPLHDGAVIIQNKQIASAACYLPLSENPFISKELGTRHRAAIGVSEVTDAVTVVVSEETGQISLAINGQVVRDIKEESLISKLYEELRPTPTLKEKRGSFWNRRGGRGNS
- a CDS encoding zf-HC2 domain-containing protein — encoded protein: MDCKQAVSFMHDYLDGDLSEQDKQELEHHLFTCPECRMRFKELERTDAMLYGTRHQVPCVSDELTLRIMNALPPHRRAPIVPMLTWVKRHPAVTAAAFFLVIICSSMASFSTTDHQLVVKGSHLDQVVIQGDTVIVPEGKSIAGDLTVQNGKARVYGDVEGNVTVIDGSYYQASTAHIAGQVKSIDQTLDWIWYKVTDLFGDTFSP